One genomic window of Mastomys coucha isolate ucsf_1 unplaced genomic scaffold, UCSF_Mcou_1 pScaffold8, whole genome shotgun sequence includes the following:
- the LOC116083887 gene encoding nascent polypeptide-associated complex subunit alpha, muscle-specific form-like encodes MTRILEERRLHTIPSPGKPRGRCCAAEPEPEPAPHPHAARVPLPGGRRGSRWGLGRGRLGSRRRDPGRTSAAFPHTKWRPAHLGSPPPEEARGSASPATRRALTSAAPRGPEGGARMTELPLPDAATAAADPGTRRSSAAHRPSAGVTHWRRGAPTANPPAPPAAWPASCASAPPRRELGAAPPQGHGRPQTPHPTATQERAREKKLRKPHSPDFRP; translated from the exons ATGACCCGAATTCTAGAGGAGCGAAGACTTCATACAATACCTAGTCCGGGCAAGCCGAGAGGGAGGTGCTGCGCGGCCGAGCCCGAGCCCGAGCCCGCGCCCCACCCCCACGCCGCGCGGGTCCCGCTACCCGGAGGACGCCGGGGCTCCCGGTGGGGACTTGGGAGGGGGCGGCTCGGGAGCCGGCGCCGCGACCCGGGGAGGACAAGCGCAGCATTCCCGCACACAAAATGGAGGCCGGCGCACCTGGGGTCGCCTCCACCCGAGGAAGCCCGCGGCTCGGCCTCGCCCGCCACGCGCCGCGCACTCACCTCCGCCGCGCCGCGGGGGCCCGAAGGCGGAGCGCGAATGACCGAGCTGCCGCTCCCTGACGCCGCCACTGCCGCCGCCGACCCCGGCACGCGCCGCTCGTCCGCAGCCCACCGTCCCTCCGCCGGCGTGACGCACTGGCGCCGCGGCGCGCCCACCGCGAATCCCCCCGCCCCGCCGGCCGCCTGGCCGGCCTCGTGCGCCTCGGCGCCTCCTCGCCGGGAGCTGGGAGCCGCCCCGCCTCAGGGCCACGGCCGCCCGCAG ACACCTCACCCCACTGCCACCCAGGAGCGCGCCAGAGAAAAGAAGTTGCGGAAGCCCCACAGCCCAGACTTCAGGCCATGA